In one window of Haloprofundus halophilus DNA:
- a CDS encoding DUF5778 family protein: MSETLDDDLYKRTKALLEPGEIQLNGVIVHTDLSGQEDLEMHELTVDLNDVIAEHAGKGEAYIYAGNDDTDFASNQFQGLTLEDDEFVWECQQLLRNGAFNLVFYYEADADHEAIIEEIEEMGYRVTGVRGD; the protein is encoded by the coding sequence ATGAGCGAGACGCTCGACGACGACCTCTACAAGCGGACGAAAGCGCTGCTGGAACCGGGCGAGATTCAACTCAACGGCGTCATCGTCCACACCGACCTCTCCGGACAGGAGGACCTGGAGATGCACGAACTCACCGTCGACCTGAACGACGTCATCGCCGAGCACGCCGGGAAGGGCGAGGCGTACATCTACGCCGGCAACGACGACACCGACTTCGCCTCGAACCAGTTCCAGGGGCTGACCCTGGAGGACGACGAGTTCGTCTGGGAGTGCCAGCAACTGCTGCGAAACGGCGCGTTCAACCTCGTGTTCTACTACGAGGCCGACGCCGACCACGAGGCGATAATCGAGGAGATCGAGGAGATGGGCTACCGCGTGACCGGCGTCCGCGGCGACTGA
- the uppS gene encoding polyprenyl diphosphate synthase → MFRRVRQEFASGYERLLRGEVGEGPTHVAIIQDGNRRYARRNGDDAPDGHQAGAETTERVLDWCQELGIAELTLYAFSTENFARPPEEREPLFDLIEAKLYEFADADRVHDNEVCIRAIGAIERLPERVRDAVEYAERRTRGYDRFTLNIALAYGGRAELLEAARDVARDVDAGDLSPEDIDVEAVESRLYRRPVRDVDLIIRTGGDERTSNFLPWHANGNEAAVFFCAPYWPEFSKVDFLRGIRTYESREASWQRHRTNRAVALVRSLAEVELAEAKTVAKRLRDQLTSAGAAEIDEALANHETEPAD, encoded by the coding sequence ATGTTTCGGCGGGTCCGCCAGGAGTTCGCATCGGGATACGAGCGGTTGCTACGCGGTGAAGTCGGCGAGGGACCCACGCACGTCGCCATCATCCAGGACGGTAACCGCCGGTACGCAAGGCGGAACGGCGACGACGCGCCGGACGGTCACCAGGCGGGCGCAGAGACCACCGAGCGCGTCCTCGACTGGTGTCAGGAGCTCGGCATCGCCGAACTGACGCTGTACGCGTTCTCGACGGAGAACTTCGCGCGGCCGCCCGAGGAGCGCGAACCGCTGTTCGACCTCATCGAAGCGAAGCTGTACGAGTTCGCCGACGCCGACCGCGTCCACGACAACGAGGTGTGCATCCGCGCCATCGGCGCTATCGAACGGCTGCCCGAGCGGGTGAGGGACGCCGTCGAGTACGCCGAACGGCGGACGCGCGGCTACGACCGGTTCACGCTGAACATCGCGCTGGCGTACGGCGGCCGGGCCGAACTGCTGGAGGCCGCCCGCGACGTCGCCCGCGACGTCGACGCCGGCGACCTCTCGCCGGAGGACATCGACGTGGAAGCGGTCGAGAGCCGCCTCTACCGCCGGCCCGTCCGCGACGTCGACCTCATCATCCGAACCGGCGGCGACGAGCGAACCTCGAACTTCCTGCCGTGGCACGCCAACGGTAACGAGGCGGCGGTGTTCTTCTGTGCGCCCTACTGGCCGGAGTTCTCGAAGGTCGACTTCCTCCGCGGTATCCGGACGTACGAGTCCCGTGAGGCGTCGTGGCAGCGCCACCGCACCAACCGGGCCGTCGCGCTGGTGCGGTCGCTCGCCGAGGTGGAACTGGCGGAGGCCAAGACCGTCGCCAAACGACTCCGCGACCAACTGACGAGCGCCGGTGCCGCCGAGATAGACGAGGCGCTGGCGAACCACGAGACGGAACCGGCCGACTGA
- a CDS encoding HAD family hydrolase: MGTDVYDFWLFDLDGTLIDADWGYTRRTFDRVGERLGRTFSDREAEILWHGLGGARDAQLREWGIDPAEFWPAFHAVEDPQARAEATYLHPDAAFVADLDAPVGLVTHCQQFLADPVLERLDIRDWFDAVVCCTDDTGWKPDPGPVTHAMSELGVGESDRGVLAGDGANDVGAAWNAGLDGIHVERHDPERRGQCVLADRRIRSFEELSGK; encoded by the coding sequence ATGGGCACCGACGTCTACGACTTCTGGCTGTTCGACCTCGACGGAACGCTCATCGACGCCGACTGGGGGTACACGCGACGGACGTTCGACCGGGTCGGCGAGCGTCTCGGCCGGACGTTCTCCGACCGAGAAGCGGAGATTCTGTGGCACGGCCTCGGGGGTGCGCGCGACGCACAGCTCCGCGAGTGGGGCATCGACCCGGCGGAGTTTTGGCCCGCGTTCCACGCCGTCGAAGACCCGCAGGCCCGCGCGGAGGCGACGTACCTCCACCCGGACGCGGCGTTCGTCGCCGACCTCGACGCGCCGGTCGGACTGGTGACGCACTGTCAGCAGTTTCTCGCCGACCCGGTGCTGGAGCGACTCGACATCCGCGACTGGTTCGACGCCGTCGTCTGCTGTACCGACGACACCGGCTGGAAACCCGACCCCGGCCCGGTGACGCACGCGATGTCTGAACTCGGCGTCGGCGAGTCCGACCGCGGCGTCCTCGCCGGCGACGGCGCCAACGACGTGGGCGCGGCCTGGAACGCCGGCCTCGACGGGATTCACGTCGAGCGACACGACCCCGAGCGTCGCGGCCAGTGCGTGCTCGCCGACCGTCGCATCCGCTCGTTCGAGGAACTGTCGGGGAAGTAG
- the hemA gene encoding glutamyl-tRNA reductase has translation MEETGVISGVSVSHVNATVDEVGAACHDDVRATISALLDRDGVEEAYVLQTCNRAEAYVVTERPALGAAALADFAPDVRDGAVVTLDHEESLRHLMRVAAGLESLVLGEDQILGQLRRAESEARAVDAVGTMLEDALRKAIHVGERARAETKINEGVVSLGSAAVRLAETETAVEGSTALVVGAGEMGALAARALDSANVDRLLVANRTVPHAEHIAAEVAADASAVALDAAAAAAGEADVVVTATSSTDYVLDAEALAGAGETVLIDIAQPRDVDPAADELPDVVVRDIDALETVTAETRERRRSETDVVEAMIDDELARLLDAYKRKRADDAISAMYESAEAVKRRELQTALSKLDAQGEMTDEQRETVEALADALVGQLLAAPTKSLRDAAADDDWTTIQTAMQLFDPSFGDRDRATPDAPAFEASEASDEEDAPPHVFEQCSDD, from the coding sequence ATGGAAGAAACCGGCGTCATCTCCGGCGTGAGCGTCTCGCACGTCAACGCGACCGTCGACGAGGTCGGAGCGGCCTGCCACGACGACGTCCGGGCGACCATCTCGGCCCTCCTCGACCGCGACGGCGTCGAAGAGGCGTACGTCCTCCAGACGTGCAACCGCGCGGAGGCGTACGTCGTCACCGAGCGACCCGCCCTCGGGGCGGCGGCGCTGGCCGACTTCGCCCCCGACGTCCGCGACGGTGCGGTCGTGACGCTCGACCACGAGGAGAGTCTGCGCCACCTCATGCGCGTCGCCGCCGGACTGGAGTCGCTCGTCCTCGGTGAGGATCAGATTCTCGGCCAACTCCGCCGCGCGGAGTCCGAGGCCCGCGCCGTCGACGCCGTCGGAACGATGCTCGAAGACGCCCTCCGCAAGGCGATTCACGTCGGCGAGCGCGCGCGCGCAGAGACGAAGATAAACGAGGGCGTGGTGTCGCTCGGCAGCGCCGCCGTCCGCCTCGCCGAGACCGAGACGGCCGTCGAGGGCTCGACGGCGCTCGTCGTCGGCGCGGGCGAGATGGGCGCGCTCGCGGCGCGAGCGCTCGATTCGGCGAACGTGGACCGACTGCTCGTCGCCAACCGGACCGTTCCCCACGCCGAACACATCGCGGCCGAAGTCGCCGCCGACGCGTCGGCCGTCGCGCTCGACGCCGCCGCCGCCGCCGCGGGCGAAGCCGACGTGGTCGTCACCGCGACCAGCAGCACCGACTACGTCCTCGACGCCGAAGCGCTCGCCGGGGCGGGCGAGACGGTGCTCATCGACATCGCCCAACCCCGCGACGTCGACCCCGCGGCCGACGAGCTCCCGGACGTGGTCGTCCGCGACATCGACGCCCTCGAAACCGTCACCGCCGAGACGCGCGAACGCCGCCGCTCGGAGACCGACGTGGTCGAGGCGATGATCGACGACGAGCTCGCGCGCCTGCTCGACGCGTACAAACGGAAGCGCGCCGACGACGCGATCAGCGCGATGTACGAGAGCGCCGAAGCGGTCAAACGCCGGGAGTTACAGACCGCGCTGTCGAAGCTCGACGCGCAGGGCGAGATGACCGACGAACAGCGAGAGACCGTCGAGGCGCTCGCGGACGCGCTCGTCGGCCAGCTGCTCGCCGCGCCGACGAAGTCGCTGCGCGACGCCGCCGCCGACGACGACTGGACGACCATCCAGACGGCGATGCAGCTGTTCGACCCCTCCTTCGGCGACCGCGACCGCGCGACCCCCGACGCGCCGGCGTTCGAGGCGAGCGAGGCGTCCGACGAGGAGGACGCACCGCCGCACGTCTTCGAGCAGTGCTCCGACGACTGA
- a CDS encoding HalOD1 output domain-containing protein, translating into MSNRARVLHVDDDPDVTELTNRLLDPEGDRLELTNAESGEEGLELLEDGEFDCVVSDSVTLPDGRLFASVVRERDASLPLVLFSGKSNAAILDEARRTDASGYVQKAGVESFERLERVVDESLLLADDGWELLAHHDWDGTQELVTTIASALETYSGVAATEGAPLFEAVDPDALEGLLGPAADGSHHESVSVRFSYRGLVFALFCDGRVLVRPQ; encoded by the coding sequence ATGTCAAACAGGGCGAGGGTTCTTCACGTCGACGACGACCCGGACGTCACGGAGCTCACGAACCGTTTGCTCGACCCGGAGGGAGACCGGCTCGAACTGACGAACGCGGAGAGCGGTGAGGAGGGATTGGAGCTGCTCGAAGACGGCGAGTTCGACTGTGTCGTCAGCGACTCGGTGACGCTTCCAGACGGGCGGCTGTTCGCCTCGGTCGTCCGCGAGAGGGACGCGTCGCTACCGCTGGTGTTGTTCTCGGGCAAGTCCAACGCCGCGATTCTCGACGAAGCGCGGCGGACCGACGCGAGCGGCTACGTACAGAAGGCCGGCGTCGAGAGTTTCGAACGCCTCGAACGCGTCGTCGACGAGTCGCTGCTCCTGGCCGACGACGGCTGGGAACTACTCGCACACCACGACTGGGACGGAACCCAGGAGTTGGTGACGACCATCGCCTCCGCACTGGAGACGTACAGCGGCGTGGCCGCGACGGAGGGCGCGCCGCTGTTCGAAGCCGTCGACCCCGACGCGCTCGAAGGGCTGCTCGGACCCGCCGCCGACGGGAGCCACCACGAGTCGGTGTCCGTCCGATTCTCGTACCGGGGCCTCGTGTTCGCGCTGTTCTGCGACGGGCGCGTTCTCGTCCGCCCGCAGTAA
- a CDS encoding 4a-hydroxytetrahydrobiopterin dehydratase, protein MAERLDDDEIERQLPDGWERDDDEIVRVYEFDDYLAGVQFATQVAEVADEEFHHPEMIVRYDEVEVRLTSHEAGGITDQDMRVASLFDDEY, encoded by the coding sequence ATGGCCGAACGACTGGACGACGACGAGATCGAGCGCCAACTACCCGACGGCTGGGAACGCGACGACGACGAAATCGTCCGCGTCTACGAGTTCGACGACTACCTCGCGGGCGTGCAGTTCGCCACGCAGGTCGCCGAAGTCGCCGACGAGGAGTTCCACCACCCGGAGATGATCGTTCGCTACGACGAGGTCGAAGTCCGCCTCACCAGCCACGAGGCCGGCGGCATCACCGACCAGGATATGCGCGTCGCCTCGCTGTTCGACGACGAGTACTGA
- a CDS encoding rhodanese-like domain-containing protein, translating into MQRRTFLAAAGTAGAAALAGCSNSSSSGTPDNNTNGYETLTVDGSNAQVPLAPIEDVHQWFQDGSAKFADARGQRQYDASHIEGAVLSPAPDGRANDPTGAWDESQRIVTYCGCPHHLSSMRAASLIDSGYTEVFALDEGFFEWRDRGYPLQGAEVDVEPPSYTVRGRTDASLAGKNAWARHEQSEQREAGPIADDGSFELVLHFYDVTESSPIVVETPEYRIERPLGELAETVVTDVER; encoded by the coding sequence ATGCAGCGTCGCACGTTCCTCGCAGCCGCCGGTACCGCCGGAGCAGCGGCACTCGCCGGCTGTTCGAACTCGTCGTCGTCCGGGACGCCGGACAACAACACCAACGGCTACGAGACCCTGACCGTCGACGGGTCGAACGCGCAGGTCCCGCTCGCGCCGATAGAAGACGTCCACCAGTGGTTCCAGGACGGGTCGGCGAAGTTCGCCGACGCCCGCGGACAGCGACAGTACGACGCCTCCCACATCGAGGGGGCGGTGCTCTCGCCCGCGCCCGACGGCCGGGCGAACGACCCGACGGGCGCGTGGGACGAATCCCAGCGCATCGTCACCTACTGCGGTTGTCCGCACCACCTCTCGTCGATGCGCGCCGCGTCGCTCATCGACTCGGGGTACACGGAGGTGTTCGCGCTCGACGAGGGGTTCTTCGAGTGGCGCGACCGCGGCTACCCGCTACAGGGCGCCGAGGTCGACGTGGAACCGCCGTCGTACACGGTTCGCGGCCGGACCGACGCGTCGCTCGCCGGGAAGAACGCCTGGGCGCGACACGAGCAGTCCGAGCAGCGCGAGGCCGGGCCCATCGCCGACGACGGCAGTTTCGAGCTCGTGCTGCACTTCTACGACGTGACCGAGTCCTCGCCCATCGTCGTCGAGACGCCCGAGTACCGCATCGAGCGGCCGCTCGGCGAGCTCGCGGAAACCGTCGTCACGGACGTCGAACGCTGA
- a CDS encoding GNAT family N-acetyltransferase — protein sequence MIRPARTAEYPALASIQTSLAEPNPELLHWAVDAGNVLVSTADGRPVAYLLAVYGESVHVAELAVRPDRRREGRASALLSRLVSSLGAETRVTVAVEPENGAARALYRSMGFERVRRDESYFEGGAALILARRT from the coding sequence GTGATTCGACCGGCCCGAACCGCGGAGTACCCCGCGCTCGCGTCGATACAGACGTCGCTGGCGGAACCGAACCCGGAACTGCTTCACTGGGCCGTCGACGCCGGGAACGTGTTGGTGTCGACCGCCGACGGGCGACCGGTCGCCTACCTTCTCGCCGTGTACGGCGAGTCGGTTCACGTGGCCGAACTCGCGGTCCGGCCCGACCGCCGCCGAGAGGGCCGAGCGAGCGCCCTGCTGTCCCGTCTGGTCTCGTCGCTCGGGGCCGAAACCCGAGTCACCGTCGCCGTCGAACCGGAGAACGGGGCGGCGAGAGCGCTGTACCGTTCGATGGGGTTCGAGCGGGTGAGACGGGACGAGTCGTACTTCGAGGGCGGCGCGGCGCTGATAC
- a CDS encoding precorrin-2 dehydrogenase/sirohydrochlorin ferrochelatase family protein — translation MIPLFHDFADETVLVFGGGAVGARKARRFADEARVVVVSPEFGGDGGDADTDEFGGAELVRAAPAPDEIVDWVDRFDPALVVAATNDETVNEAVETAAKDAGALVNRTDRAGSRDARSVVVPATVDDDPVTVAISTGGRSPALSKHLRERIEAELDGAGAMAELTGEIRAGLKAEGVDPTERREAVRAVVGSSPVWKALRTGESNARREAQRVIRNRGESP, via the coding sequence ATGATTCCGCTGTTTCACGACTTCGCGGACGAGACGGTGCTCGTCTTCGGCGGCGGCGCAGTCGGTGCGCGGAAGGCGCGACGCTTCGCCGACGAAGCCCGCGTCGTCGTCGTCAGCCCCGAGTTCGGAGGCGACGGCGGCGATGCCGACACCGACGAGTTCGGCGGCGCGGAACTGGTCCGCGCCGCTCCCGCCCCCGACGAGATCGTCGACTGGGTCGATCGGTTCGACCCGGCGCTCGTCGTCGCGGCGACGAACGACGAGACGGTGAACGAGGCGGTCGAGACGGCGGCGAAGGACGCCGGGGCGCTGGTCAACCGGACCGACCGCGCGGGAAGCCGCGACGCCCGCAGCGTCGTCGTCCCCGCGACCGTCGACGACGACCCCGTCACCGTCGCCATCTCGACGGGCGGACGGAGTCCGGCGCTCTCGAAACACCTCCGCGAGCGAATCGAGGCGGAACTCGACGGTGCGGGTGCGATGGCCGAACTGACCGGAGAGATTCGCGCGGGACTGAAAGCCGAGGGCGTCGACCCGACCGAGCGACGCGAGGCGGTTCGAGCGGTCGTCGGCTCGTCTCCCGTTTGGAAGGCTTTACGTACGGGCGAATCCAACGCCCGGAGAGAGGCCCAGCGCGTGATACGGAACAGAGGTGAGTCCCCGTGA
- a CDS encoding undecaprenyl diphosphate synthase family protein, protein MALYDTYLALRHRRSTAESPRHVAVVITERDLLEKGAYETLERFLEWAFEYGAERVTISVSVLDPAVVATLERELRGVDAPRSLVVRGPDDTERADAPIQVSIGLGGKHEFAEAVRSLAREVEAGELDPEDIDEDDIEGRLVFPDEPDLVLKTGAERLSDFMIWQSVYSELYFTDVNWRDFRKRDYLRAVLDYQDRKRRFGR, encoded by the coding sequence GTGGCCCTGTACGACACGTATCTCGCGCTTCGTCACCGCCGTTCGACGGCGGAGTCCCCCCGACACGTCGCCGTCGTCATCACCGAGCGCGACCTGTTGGAGAAAGGCGCGTACGAGACGCTCGAACGGTTCCTCGAGTGGGCGTTCGAGTACGGAGCCGAACGCGTCACCATCTCCGTGAGCGTGCTCGACCCAGCGGTCGTGGCGACGCTCGAACGCGAACTGCGCGGCGTGGACGCCCCCCGCTCGCTGGTCGTCCGCGGCCCCGACGACACCGAACGCGCCGACGCGCCCATCCAGGTGAGTATCGGCCTCGGCGGCAAACACGAGTTCGCCGAGGCGGTCCGCTCGCTCGCCCGCGAAGTCGAGGCGGGAGAACTCGACCCCGAGGACATCGACGAGGACGACATCGAGGGCCGTCTCGTCTTCCCCGACGAACCGGACCTGGTGCTCAAGACGGGCGCCGAACGGCTCTCGGACTTCATGATCTGGCAGTCGGTGTACTCGGAGCTGTACTTCACCGACGTGAACTGGCGGGACTTCCGCAAGCGCGACTACCTCCGCGCGGTGCTGGATTACCAGGACCGAAAGCGGCGGTTTGGACGCTGA
- the lwrS gene encoding LWR-salt protein, whose protein sequence is MDAAYVFRVRFRLEPSAVTAAPDEFETVVRKPASAPGDDDWLFFFHNLWRGDVNDDRHARSLAESWLSVPVVDVSFSELDTDGAYLDALKREIAADLGRFNADNVSEVLHKYLGSSIRVR, encoded by the coding sequence ATGGACGCGGCGTACGTGTTCCGGGTTCGGTTCCGACTCGAGCCGTCGGCAGTCACGGCCGCGCCCGACGAGTTCGAGACGGTCGTCCGCAAACCCGCCTCCGCACCGGGCGACGACGACTGGCTGTTCTTCTTTCACAACTTGTGGCGCGGCGACGTCAACGACGACCGACACGCCCGCTCGCTCGCCGAGTCGTGGCTCTCGGTTCCCGTCGTCGACGTCAGCTTCAGCGAACTCGACACCGACGGGGCGTACCTCGACGCGCTGAAGCGCGAGATCGCCGCCGACCTCGGGCGATTCAACGCCGACAACGTGAGCGAAGTCCTGCACAAGTATCTCGGCAGTTCGATTCGCGTCCGGTGA
- a CDS encoding DUF92 domain-containing protein, with the protein MTSTLRRAAGFAAVGSLAFATPVLGIAAAVPFAVVAAVAAFVGEDGRLFELFACPGDRQDGRLTGLLGFALAAAALAVLATVPETRLPVSAFVAAVVVVAYGNLGEQLASRWNDGAFHAVAGFTVAGFLAAVGGQALVVSATNEALTVPKLTFLAAVGVFVAALLREVLLKHDDPLVLVSTGLLLWLFHELPIDVSPLEVAAALALTVVLGYVSYALGTASVAGMLTGILLGVLTIVLGGFGWFAVLITFFGVGALSTKFKYESKRRRGVAEENDGARGSGNVLGNAAVAMAAVLGYAATEQAGVELLFLFAFAGSLATAMSDTLSSEVGGLFDTPRLITTLREVEPGTDGAVTWQGELAGLLGAVLVAAVAALTLPLAPPLVGAVIVTLGGVGGMTVDSLLGATVEGNRVGNQAVNFLATLSGAVVSIALAALLLL; encoded by the coding sequence GTGACTTCGACTCTCCGACGGGCGGCCGGGTTCGCCGCCGTCGGGTCCCTCGCGTTCGCCACGCCGGTTCTCGGCATCGCAGCGGCGGTTCCGTTCGCCGTCGTCGCCGCCGTCGCCGCGTTCGTCGGCGAGGACGGCCGTCTCTTCGAGTTGTTCGCCTGCCCGGGCGACCGACAGGACGGCCGGCTGACCGGCCTACTGGGTTTCGCGCTCGCCGCGGCGGCGCTGGCGGTGCTGGCGACGGTTCCGGAGACGCGGCTGCCCGTCAGCGCGTTCGTCGCCGCCGTCGTCGTCGTCGCCTACGGCAACCTCGGCGAGCAGCTCGCCTCCCGCTGGAACGACGGGGCGTTTCACGCCGTCGCGGGTTTCACTGTCGCCGGCTTTCTGGCGGCCGTCGGCGGACAGGCGCTCGTCGTGTCCGCGACGAACGAGGCGCTCACGGTTCCGAAACTCACGTTTCTGGCGGCCGTCGGTGTGTTCGTCGCCGCGCTGCTCCGCGAGGTACTGCTCAAACACGACGACCCGCTGGTGCTCGTCTCGACCGGGCTGCTGCTGTGGCTGTTCCACGAACTCCCTATCGACGTCTCGCCGCTGGAGGTCGCCGCCGCGCTCGCGCTGACTGTCGTCCTCGGCTACGTCTCGTACGCGCTCGGCACGGCGTCGGTCGCGGGGATGCTCACCGGCATCCTTCTGGGCGTCCTCACTATCGTTCTCGGCGGGTTCGGCTGGTTCGCCGTCCTCATCACGTTCTTCGGCGTCGGCGCGCTCTCGACGAAGTTCAAGTACGAGTCCAAGCGCCGACGCGGCGTCGCCGAGGAGAACGACGGCGCGCGCGGAAGCGGGAACGTGCTCGGCAACGCCGCCGTCGCGATGGCGGCCGTGCTCGGCTACGCCGCGACCGAGCAAGCGGGCGTCGAGTTGCTGTTTCTGTTCGCGTTCGCCGGGTCGCTGGCGACGGCGATGAGCGACACGCTGTCGAGCGAAGTCGGCGGCCTGTTCGACACGCCGCGACTCATCACCACGCTCCGAGAGGTCGAACCGGGGACCGACGGCGCGGTGACCTGGCAGGGCGAACTCGCCGGACTCCTCGGGGCCGTCCTCGTCGCCGCCGTCGCTGCGCTCACGTTACCGTTGGCTCCGCCGCTCGTTGGCGCGGTCATCGTCACGCTCGGCGGCGTCGGTGGGATGACGGTCGACAGCCTCCTCGGGGCGACGGTCGAGGGGAACCGTGTCGGCAACCAGGCCGTGAACTTTCTGGCGACGCTTTCGGGTGCGGTCGTGAGCATCGCGCTCGCCGCGCTCCTGCTTCTGTAA
- the ahbB gene encoding siroheme decarboxylase subunit beta: MRQADADATLSELDRAIINAFQGGFPVVERPFDPAAAALRERGVDVTADELLARVQTLDEEGVLTRFGALVNAENIGGAATLVAMHAPPERFEEVAELVNAHREVAHNYEREHPHLNMWFVVSVADESRVDEVLAEIEAETGQETYNLPKMNEFRVEAKFMLDGPVPDGDVDLSHLGPDVEPSGRPTLTPDERDLVVEIQGGLPITATPYADVADAIGAETEWVVETVKRFDLEGKVRRVGVIPNHYALGYTENGMTVWNVPDEVVETVGPAVASLDFVTHCYRRPRHEGVWPYNFFAMTHGRSEEESQRRIQEVRETMSEYWEVGDDDWDSLFSTRILKKTGIRLAERAEANTSE; the protein is encoded by the coding sequence ATGAGACAGGCGGACGCGGACGCGACGCTGTCGGAACTCGACCGCGCCATCATCAACGCGTTTCAGGGCGGGTTTCCGGTCGTCGAACGTCCGTTCGACCCGGCGGCGGCCGCGCTGCGCGAACGCGGCGTCGACGTGACGGCGGACGAACTTCTCGCACGCGTGCAGACGCTCGACGAGGAGGGCGTCCTCACGCGCTTCGGCGCGCTCGTCAACGCCGAGAACATCGGCGGCGCGGCGACGCTCGTCGCCATGCACGCCCCGCCCGAGCGCTTCGAGGAAGTCGCGGAGTTGGTGAACGCCCACCGCGAAGTCGCGCACAACTACGAGCGCGAGCATCCGCACCTCAACATGTGGTTCGTCGTCAGCGTGGCCGATGAGAGCCGCGTCGACGAGGTGCTCGCGGAGATCGAGGCCGAGACGGGCCAGGAGACGTACAACCTGCCGAAGATGAACGAGTTCCGCGTCGAGGCCAAGTTCATGCTCGACGGGCCGGTTCCCGACGGCGACGTGGACCTCTCACACCTCGGCCCCGACGTGGAACCCTCGGGCAGGCCGACGCTCACGCCGGACGAGCGCGACCTGGTCGTCGAGATACAGGGTGGGCTCCCGATAACGGCGACGCCGTACGCCGACGTCGCCGACGCGATAGGCGCGGAGACCGAGTGGGTCGTCGAGACCGTCAAGCGGTTCGACCTGGAGGGGAAGGTCCGCCGCGTCGGCGTCATCCCGAACCACTACGCGCTCGGCTACACCGAGAACGGGATGACCGTCTGGAACGTCCCCGACGAGGTGGTCGAGACGGTCGGTCCCGCCGTCGCCTCGCTCGACTTCGTCACTCACTGCTACCGTCGCCCCCGCCACGAGGGCGTCTGGCCGTACAACTTCTTCGCGATGACCCACGGCCGGAGCGAGGAGGAGAGTCAGCGCCGCATCCAGGAGGTCCGCGAGACGATGAGCGAGTACTGGGAGGTCGGCGACGACGACTGGGACTCGCTGTTCTCGACGCGCATTCTGAAGAAGACCGGAATCAGGCTGGCCGAACGCGCGGAGGCGAACACCAGTGAGTGA